Proteins encoded in a region of the Papio anubis isolate 15944 chromosome 14, Panubis1.0, whole genome shotgun sequence genome:
- the LOC103876748 gene encoding tubulin beta-1 chain-like, whose product MDRYPWAKEGLKPPGDQVRTLPSGLSPPAHVAAVASTTSAVAVAAGVVALHCGPRALRRRHGRARRLAARRQFYQGPSGLAGEGWGGLDCRALPGSDPLGTLTSGTQRCPHCARGSEPGVLDSVPLGRIFRPDNFIFGQSGAANNWAKAQPTTEGTELVESVMDVARKEAKSYCVLLE is encoded by the exons TAAGGACTCTTCCCTCCGGTCTCTCTCCTCCCGCCCACGTCGCTGCGGTTGCCTCCACCACCTCCGCTGTGGCAGTGGCTGCTGGGGTGGTGGCCCTGCATTGTGGCCCCCGGGCTCTCCGCCGGCGACATGGCAGAGCTAGGCGGCTTGCAGCCAGGAGACAATTCTACCAGGGACCCAGCGGCCTGGcgggagaggggtggggagggctggACTGCCGTGCCCTTCCAGGGAGTGACCCCCTTGGTACACTGACCTCTGGGACCCAGCGGTGCCCGCACTGTGCTCGTGGATCTGAGCCCGGCGTCTTGGACTCTGTGCCCTTGGGGCGGATCTTCAGGCCGGACAACTTCATCTTCGGTCAGAGTGGTGCAGCGAACAACTGGGCCAAGGCACAGCCCACTACAGAAGGCACAGAGCTGGTGGAGTCAGTGATGGACGTTGCCAGGAAGGAGGCTAAGAGCT ACTGTGTGCTCCTAGAGTGA